In the Lates calcarifer isolate ASB-BC8 linkage group LG24, TLL_Latcal_v3, whole genome shotgun sequence genome, one interval contains:
- the pdcd6 gene encoding programmed cell death protein 6 isoform X1 translates to MAYHSPYRAPPHINAPPDQGFLWNIFQRVDKDRSGVISDSELQQALSNGTWTPFNPVTVRSIISMFDRENKGGVNFNEFAGVWKYITDWQNIFRTYDRDNSGFIDKNELKQALTGFGELQRYRLSDQFYSTLIEKFDRQRKGQVAFDDFIQCCIVLQRLTDVFRRYDTDQDGWIQVSYEQYLSMVFNIV, encoded by the exons ATGGCGTATCACAGTCCTTACAGAGCCCCACCGCACATCAACGCTCCTCCGGACCAGGGTTTCCTGTGGAATATCTTCCAGAG GGTTGACAAGGACCGGAGTGGAGTGATATCGGACTCAGAGCTTCAGCAGGCCTTATCGAATG GCACATGGACTCCTTTCAATCCAGTGACAGTCCGCTCCATTATAT CCATGTTCGACAGGGAAAATAAAGGCGGGGTGAACTTCAATGAGTTTGCTGGTGTGTGGAAGTACATCACAGACTGGCAGAACATCTTCAGGACCTACGACAGGGACAATTCCGGCTTCATTGATAAGAATGAGCTTAAACAGGCGCTGACTGGATTCGGTGAGCTGCAAA GATATCGTCTATCAGACCAATTCTACAGCACGCTGATCGAGAAGTTTGACCGCCAGAGGAAGGGACAGGTGGCCTTCGATGACTTCATCCAGTGCTGTATCGTACTACAG AGGTTGACTGATGTGTTCAGGCGGTACGATACAGACCAGGATGGCTGGATCCAGGTTTCATATGAACAGTATCTTTCCATGGTCTTCAATATAGTATAA
- the pdcd6 gene encoding programmed cell death protein 6 isoform X2, with product MAYHSPYRAPPHINAPPDQGFLWNIFQRVDKDRSGVISDSELQQALSNGTWTPFNPVTVRSIISMFDRENKGGVNFNEFAGVWKYITDWQNIFRTYDRDNSGFIDKNELKQALTGFGYRLSDQFYSTLIEKFDRQRKGQVAFDDFIQCCIVLQRLTDVFRRYDTDQDGWIQVSYEQYLSMVFNIV from the exons ATGGCGTATCACAGTCCTTACAGAGCCCCACCGCACATCAACGCTCCTCCGGACCAGGGTTTCCTGTGGAATATCTTCCAGAG GGTTGACAAGGACCGGAGTGGAGTGATATCGGACTCAGAGCTTCAGCAGGCCTTATCGAATG GCACATGGACTCCTTTCAATCCAGTGACAGTCCGCTCCATTATAT CCATGTTCGACAGGGAAAATAAAGGCGGGGTGAACTTCAATGAGTTTGCTGGTGTGTGGAAGTACATCACAGACTGGCAGAACATCTTCAGGACCTACGACAGGGACAATTCCGGCTTCATTGATAAGAATGAGCTTAAACAGGCGCTGACTGGATTCG GATATCGTCTATCAGACCAATTCTACAGCACGCTGATCGAGAAGTTTGACCGCCAGAGGAAGGGACAGGTGGCCTTCGATGACTTCATCCAGTGCTGTATCGTACTACAG AGGTTGACTGATGTGTTCAGGCGGTACGATACAGACCAGGATGGCTGGATCCAGGTTTCATATGAACAGTATCTTTCCATGGTCTTCAATATAGTATAA
- the LOC108900803 gene encoding transcription factor 7-like 1-B, with the protein MKCQVTHLALCLRLRLVDLHLHLCTPPAIPVEPGFDADLEEILSGGYGGCVPPPHHFEQPLVPPPGLNVRQAAPIIYQQPLYDQNVMQLGQGYSQAGPYSQGQNLQYQWPAYGGPGPSNVCAPPQQFNNVPVVMGIPPHLKDHLVPYKILKEGILYRVPRAPAPAPAPAPAPAPTPAAPPLVPPVSQKRNREAQKDDDRPYIKKPPNAFMLFRKEQRPNVIAELNITESATVNTILGQRWQALSKEEQAKYFEEADRERRLHEQRYPDWSPKDNYGKKKKRTRTKDSTKAEASAKRQRVTPVQTAAMTPSTSQAAAMEAAHTRTGVTRAPTFPTVLEAPHTVRGGPMSSTTTQTVLVKLPDREIPFTLPVCNLFNLPPVNDGAEIASRHSAASAAFF; encoded by the exons ATGAAATGCCAGGTTACACATCTGGCCCTCTGCCTCCGGCTTCGCCTAGTGGACCTTCACCTTCATCTTTGCACCCCTCCTGCGATTCCCGTTGAGCCAGGGTTTGACGCCGACCTAGAGGAAATCCTGAGCGGAGGATATGGTGGGTGTGTGCCCCCGCCACACCACTTTGAACAGCCGTTGGTGCCTCCTCCTGGACTGAATGTTAGACAGGCTGCTCCCATTATCTACCAACAACCTCTGTATGATCAAAATGTCATGCAGTTAGGTCAAGGGTACAGCCAGGCAGGTCCTTACAGCCAGGGTCAG AACCTGCAATATCAGTGGCCCGCGTATGGCGGCCCAGGACCATCAAACGTCTGTGCTCCCCCGCAGCAG ttTAACAACGTGCCAGTAGTGATGGGCATCCCTCCACACCTGAAGGACCACCTGGTTCCATATAAAATATT GAAAGAAGGGATTCTTTACAGGGTTCCAagagctccagctccagctccggCTCCGGCTCCGGCTCCTGCTCCtactcctgctgctcctccactggTCCCACCAGTTTCACA AAAGAGAAATCGTGAGGCTCAAAAAGATGATGACCGGCCATACATTAAAAAGCCGCCCAACGCCTTCATGCTCTTCAGGAAGGAGCAGAGACCAAATGTTATAGCTGAACTGAACATCACTGAGAGTGCCACAGTGAACACTATCCTTGGACAGAGG TGGCAGGCGCTATCAAAAGAGGAACAGGCTAAATATTTCGAagaggctgacagagagagacggcTCCACGAACAGCGATACCCTGATTGGTCACCGAAGGACAACTAT ggcaaaaagaaaaagaggacgAGGACCAAGGATTCCACCAAGGCTGAAG cATCTGCCAAGAGGCAGCGTGTGACACCTGTGCAGACAGCAGCGATGACGCCCTCTACCTCACAGGCAGCTGCCATGGAGGCTGCTCACACACGGACAGGCGTGACGCGGGCCCCGACCTTCCCGACAGTGCTGGAGGCTCCTCACACTGTGAGAGGAGGCCCGATGTCTTCTACCACCACACAGACAGTCCTGGTGAAGCTTCCTGACAGAGAGATTCCATTTACTCTGCCTGTGTGCAACCTCTTTAACCTGCCACCGGTGAATGACGGAGCAGAAATCGCCTCCCGTCACTCCGCAGCCTCGGCTGCCTTCTTCTAA